In Monodelphis domestica isolate mMonDom1 chromosome 3, mMonDom1.pri, whole genome shotgun sequence, the following proteins share a genomic window:
- the LOC103100252 gene encoding mucin-16-like isoform X3: protein MNLSSSTSAGGPNFEPFTLKFTITNMRYTADMGERGSSIFIFTERVLQRLLSSLFEKSSLGSQDFASKLTLLRPMKEGRATLVHFTCIHRRDPASPVLDSEKTYCELSYLTWSITRLGPYTLEKDSLYLNGYNHLAVAPTKMPPDPAVAPGCPLWATEPGGSQAASLSFQSFTTIPEVLYTEDMHLSGSDKFNFTKRTLQQPLKNGSASGVSCLCTHKRNHRSSFRDQEKVYWEAKRSFH, encoded by the exons ATGAATCTTTCCTCCTCCACAAGTG CTGGAGGTCCCAACTTTGAGCCTTTCACACTGAAGTTCACCATCACCAACATGAGGTACACAGCAGACATGGGAGAAAGGGGCTCCAGCATATTCATCTTCACTGAGAGAGTGCTGCAGCGCCTG CTCAGTTCCTTGTTTGAAAAGAGCAGCCTTGGCTCTCAGGATTTTGCAAGCAAATTGACCTTACTGAG gcctatgaaggagggaagagcaacCCTAGTTCATTTCACTTGCATCCATCGGAGAGATCCTGCCAGCCCTGTCCTAGATAGTGAAAAAACTTACTGCGAGTTGAGCTATCTGACCTGGAGCATCACCAGGCTGGGCCCCTACACATTAGAGAAGGATAGCCTCTACCTCAATG gtTACAATCATTTGGCCGTGGCCCCCACCAAAATGC CACCAGACCCAGCAGTAGCACCTGGTTGTCCCCTGTGGGCCACAGAGCCTGGAGGCTCCCAAG CTGCTAGTTTAAGCTTCCAGTCTTTCACCACCATTCCCGAGGTGCTGTACACAGAAGATATGCATCTTTCTGGATCTGACAAGTTCAACTTCACCAAAAGAACCCTGCAGCA accTTTGAAGAATGGCTCAGCAAGTGGAGTGAGTTGCCTGTGCACACACAAAAGAAACCACAGAAGCTCATTTAGAGACCAAGAGAAGGTTTACTGGGAAGCAAAAAGATCATTTCACTAA
- the LOC130457925 gene encoding mucin-16-like: MGQRGSSKFNSIEDVLQPLINNLFRKSSFGPHYFRCRLTLLRSMKNRIATGVDVECAYQEDSSTPVLDREKIYWELSEQTHGKTRLGPYILHKESLYVDGYTHQIPTTTTNSKFLIS; the protein is encoded by the exons atgggtcaaaggggctCCAGCAAATTCAACTCCATTGAGGATGTCCTgcaacctctg ATCAACAACTTGTTTAGAAAAAGCAGCTTTGGCCCTCACTATTTTCGATGCAGGCTGACTTTGTTAAG GTCTATGAAGAATAGGATAGCAACAGGAGTGGATGTCGAATGTGCTTATCAGGAAGATTCCTCCACCCCTGTCCTGGACCGAGAGAAGATTTACTGGGAGCTGAGTGAACAGACCCATGGAAAAACAAGGCTGGGACCCTACATTCTACATAAGGAAAGCCTTTATGTGGATG GGTATACCCATCAGATACCAACCACCACCACAAACAGtaagtttttaatttcttaa
- the LOC103100252 gene encoding mucin-16-like isoform X1 — translation MDDFAEHSWCLLTAAVFGMPTFARSFTVTSNVSFPRPIQNGTATKFLCGHWKTPTTPSLDRKKIYWELSNQTQGITRLGAYTLDNKSLYLDGYSYQMNLSSSTSAGGPNFEPFTLKFTITNMRYTADMGERGSSIFIFTERVLQRLLSSLFEKSSLGSQDFASKLTLLRPMKEGRATLVHFTCIHRRDPASPVLDSEKTYCELSYLTWSITRLGPYTLEKDSLYLNGYNHLAVAPTKMPPDPAVAPGCPLWATEPGGSQAASLSFQSFTTIPEVLYTEDMHLSGSDKFNFTKRTLQQPLKNGSASGVSCLCTHKRNHRSSFRDQEKVYWEAKRSFH, via the exons ATGGATGACTTTGCAGAGCATTCATGGTGCCTTCTCACTGCAGCTGTCTTTGGCATGCCTACGTTTGCTAGATCCTTCACAGTTACCTCCAATGTGTCCTTTCCCAGGCCCATACAGAATGGGACAGCAACCAAATTCCTGTGTGGCCACTGGAAAACTCCCACCACCCCTAGCCTGGACAGGAAGAAGATTTATTGGGAGCTGAGCAATCAGACCCAAGGTATCACCAGGCTGGGTGCCTATACCCTGGACAATAAGAGCCTCTATCTCGATG gaTACAGCTATCAGATGAATCTTTCCTCCTCCACAAGTG CTGGAGGTCCCAACTTTGAGCCTTTCACACTGAAGTTCACCATCACCAACATGAGGTACACAGCAGACATGGGAGAAAGGGGCTCCAGCATATTCATCTTCACTGAGAGAGTGCTGCAGCGCCTG CTCAGTTCCTTGTTTGAAAAGAGCAGCCTTGGCTCTCAGGATTTTGCAAGCAAATTGACCTTACTGAG gcctatgaaggagggaagagcaacCCTAGTTCATTTCACTTGCATCCATCGGAGAGATCCTGCCAGCCCTGTCCTAGATAGTGAAAAAACTTACTGCGAGTTGAGCTATCTGACCTGGAGCATCACCAGGCTGGGCCCCTACACATTAGAGAAGGATAGCCTCTACCTCAATG gtTACAATCATTTGGCCGTGGCCCCCACCAAAATGC CACCAGACCCAGCAGTAGCACCTGGTTGTCCCCTGTGGGCCACAGAGCCTGGAGGCTCCCAAG CTGCTAGTTTAAGCTTCCAGTCTTTCACCACCATTCCCGAGGTGCTGTACACAGAAGATATGCATCTTTCTGGATCTGACAAGTTCAACTTCACCAAAAGAACCCTGCAGCA accTTTGAAGAATGGCTCAGCAAGTGGAGTGAGTTGCCTGTGCACACACAAAAGAAACCACAGAAGCTCATTTAGAGACCAAGAGAAGGTTTACTGGGAAGCAAAAAGATCATTTCACTAA
- the LOC103100252 gene encoding mucin-16-like isoform X2 gives MDDFAEHSWCLLTAAVFGMPTFARSFTVTSNVSFPRPIQNGTATKFLCGHWKTPTTPSLDRKKIYWELSNQTQGITRLGAYTLDNKSLYLDAGGPNFEPFTLKFTITNMRYTADMGERGSSIFIFTERVLQRLLSSLFEKSSLGSQDFASKLTLLRPMKEGRATLVHFTCIHRRDPASPVLDSEKTYCELSYLTWSITRLGPYTLEKDSLYLNGYNHLAVAPTKMPPDPAVAPGCPLWATEPGGSQAASLSFQSFTTIPEVLYTEDMHLSGSDKFNFTKRTLQQPLKNGSASGVSCLCTHKRNHRSSFRDQEKVYWEAKRSFH, from the exons ATGGATGACTTTGCAGAGCATTCATGGTGCCTTCTCACTGCAGCTGTCTTTGGCATGCCTACGTTTGCTAGATCCTTCACAGTTACCTCCAATGTGTCCTTTCCCAGGCCCATACAGAATGGGACAGCAACCAAATTCCTGTGTGGCCACTGGAAAACTCCCACCACCCCTAGCCTGGACAGGAAGAAGATTTATTGGGAGCTGAGCAATCAGACCCAAGGTATCACCAGGCTGGGTGCCTATACCCTGGACAATAAGAGCCTCTATCTCGATG CTGGAGGTCCCAACTTTGAGCCTTTCACACTGAAGTTCACCATCACCAACATGAGGTACACAGCAGACATGGGAGAAAGGGGCTCCAGCATATTCATCTTCACTGAGAGAGTGCTGCAGCGCCTG CTCAGTTCCTTGTTTGAAAAGAGCAGCCTTGGCTCTCAGGATTTTGCAAGCAAATTGACCTTACTGAG gcctatgaaggagggaagagcaacCCTAGTTCATTTCACTTGCATCCATCGGAGAGATCCTGCCAGCCCTGTCCTAGATAGTGAAAAAACTTACTGCGAGTTGAGCTATCTGACCTGGAGCATCACCAGGCTGGGCCCCTACACATTAGAGAAGGATAGCCTCTACCTCAATG gtTACAATCATTTGGCCGTGGCCCCCACCAAAATGC CACCAGACCCAGCAGTAGCACCTGGTTGTCCCCTGTGGGCCACAGAGCCTGGAGGCTCCCAAG CTGCTAGTTTAAGCTTCCAGTCTTTCACCACCATTCCCGAGGTGCTGTACACAGAAGATATGCATCTTTCTGGATCTGACAAGTTCAACTTCACCAAAAGAACCCTGCAGCA accTTTGAAGAATGGCTCAGCAAGTGGAGTGAGTTGCCTGTGCACACACAAAAGAAACCACAGAAGCTCATTTAGAGACCAAGAGAAGGTTTACTGGGAAGCAAAAAGATCATTTCACTAA